One genomic segment of Cydia splendana chromosome 5, ilCydSple1.2, whole genome shotgun sequence includes these proteins:
- the LOC134790892 gene encoding nucleolar protein 58 — translation MLVLFETPAGYAIFKLLDESKLSEINDLYQEFNTPEGASAVVKLKNFIKFEDTTEALAATTAAIEGKISKPLKKALKKYVSKDIQDQLLVGDAKLGSAIKEKFDLQCVANSNVQELLRCIRSQMDSLLAGLPKKEMTAMALGLAHSLSRYKLKFSPDKIDTMIVQAQCLLDDLDKELNNYIMRCREWYGWHFPELGKIITDNTLFVKVVKLIGTRDNASKTDLSDILPEDLEEKVKEAAEISMGTEISDDDILNIQNLCDEIISITDYRTHLTDYLKARMMAMAPNLTVLIGEHIGARLIAHAGSLMNLAKQPASTVQIFGAEKALFRALKTKKDTPKYGLIYHAQLVGQCSTKNKGKMSRMLAAKAALATRMDAFGEDVSFELGAEHKVKLENKLRLLEEGNLRRISGTGKAKAKFEKYHSKSEVFQYPVAADSTLEKKPVKREHSPEPETSTKKIKLEDGANDVTPKKIKIEKIREEPAEEPAEPTSEKKKKKKKKSLDASQADTTVENDEVDAPTPKSEKKKKKKKSITEE, via the exons ATGTTGGTTCTGTTTGAAACCCCGGCGGGCTACGCTATTTTCAAG ctGTTGGACGAGTCTAAATTGTCAGAAATCAATGATTTGTACCAGGAATTCAACACCCCTGAGGGAGCATCAGCAGT tgtCAAACTGAAGAACTTCATCAAGTTCGAAGACACAACAGAGGCTCTAGCTGCCACTACAGCTGCTATTGAAGGCAAAATTTCAAAGCCGTTAAAGAAAGCCTTAAAGAAATATGTCTCTAAGGATATCCAAGATCAATTACTGGTCGGAGATGCAAAACTAGGCAGTGCCATTAAGGAGAAGTTTGATTTACAATGTGTTGCCAACTCAAATGTCCAAGAATTGCTGAGATGCATTCGCTCACAGATGGACAGTCTGCTTGCCGGGCTGCCAAAGAAAGAAATGACAGCCATGGCACTCGGTTTAGCCCATTCCTTATCCCGTTACAAGCTTAAGTTTTCTCCCGACAAGATTGACACCATGATTGTGCAAGCTCAGTGCCTCCTCGATGACCTTGACAAGGAACTCAATAACTACATCATGAGATGTCGGGAATGGTACGGCTGGCATTTCCCCGAGCTCGGCAAAATCATCACTGACAACACACTCTTTGTCAAAGTTGTAAAACTTATCGGCACCCGTGACAACGCTTCTAAAACTGATCTGTCAGATATCTTACCTGAGGATTTAGAGGAGAAGGTTAAGGAGGCTGCAGAGATATCCATGGGCACAGAGATCTCCGATGATGATATTTTGAATATTCAGAATCTCTGCGATGAGATCATTTCTATCACTGATTACAGGACACATCTGACTGACTATTTGAAAGCCCGTATGATGGCCATGGCACCTAACTTAACAGTTTTAATCGGAGAGCATATCGGAGCACGCCTTATTGCTCACGCAGGCTCATTAATGAACCTAGCCAAACAACCAGCTTCAACAGTACAGATCTTCGGTGCCGAAAAGGCCTTATTCAGAgctttaaaaactaaaaaagacaCTCCGAAATACGGTCTAATTTACCATGCTCAGCTAGTTGGTCAATGTAGTACTAAGAACAAGGGAAAGATGTCTCGTATGCTGGCAGCGAAGGCAGCTTTGGCGACCAGAATGGATGCGTTTGGAGAAGATGTGTCATTCGAGTTAGGGGCGGAGCACAAGGTGAAGTTGGAGAATAAGCTGCGGTTGTTGGAAGAGGGCAACTTGAGAAGAATCAGCGGGACAGGCAAAGCTAAGGCCAAGTTTGAGAAATATCACAGCAAATC TGAGGTGTTCCAATACCCGGTGGCGGCGGACAGCACCCTGGAAAAGAAGCCAGTGAAGAGGGAACACTCTCCGGAACCAGAGACCTCCACGAAGAAGATCAAGTTAGAGGATGGGGCCAATGAT GTCACACCAAAGAAGATCAAAATAGAGAAAATCAGAGAAGAGCCCGCCGAAGAGCCAGCCGAGCCCACATCGgagaagaaaaagaagaaaaaaaagaaatcccTAGACGCTTCTCAGGCGGACACGACCGTGGAGAATGATGAGGTGGACGCTCCCACACCCAAGAgtgagaagaagaagaaaaagaagaagagtATCACAGAGGAATAG